In a genomic window of Jaculus jaculus isolate mJacJac1 chromosome 8, mJacJac1.mat.Y.cur, whole genome shotgun sequence:
- the Id1 gene encoding DNA-binding protein inhibitor ID-1 encodes MKVAGGSAAVAAGPSCALKAGRAAGGAGEVVRCLSEQSVAISRCAGGAGARLPALLDEQQVNVLLYDMNGCYSRLKELVPTLPQNRKVSKVEILQHVIDYIRDLQLELNSESEVGTPGGRGLPVRSPLSTLNGEISALAAEAACVPADDRILCR; translated from the exons ATGAAGGTGGCGGGTGGCAGCGCCGCGGTAGCCGCGGGCCCGAGCTGCGCGCTCAAGGCCggccgggcggcgggcggcgcgggCGAGGTGGTGCGCTGCCTGTCCGAGCAGAGCGTGGCCATCTCGCGCTGCGCGGGCGGCGCCGGGGCGCGCCTCCCGGCCCTGCTGGACGAGCAGCAGGTGAACGTGCTCCTCTACGACATGAACGGCTGCTACTCGCGCCTCAAGGAGCTCGTGCCCACCCTGCCCCAGAACCGCAAAGTGAGCAAGGTGGAGATCCTCCAGCACGTCATCGACTACATCAGGGACCTGCAGTTGGAGCTCAACTCGGAATCCGAAGTCGGGACCCCGGGAGGCCGGGGACTACCTGTTCGGTCCCCGCTCAGCACCCTGAACGGAGAGATCAGCGCCTTGGCGGCCGAG GCGGCGTGCGTACCAGCCGACGACCGCATCTTGTGTCGCTGA